In Plasmodium gaboni strain SY75 chromosome 7, whole genome shotgun sequence, the following are encoded in one genomic region:
- a CDS encoding hypothetical protein (conserved Plasmodium protein, unknown function) encodes MSSKSDREEEKYKSKNKEKYYKYGKDDKKRDIINKEKYKYQYEEHRSKKDYIKKKEKHHTKDFEKENIKKKKMLKDSSKEEIDTQESDISNNSKKNNKDELVDIKQTKENAMNKNIVMKKRKRKSSSISKDNHYKNEEGVSKKWKVKRSCDVKKKKKDNSSNSNQSSSEDMSDVMKNKRYSNKSSGSKCSGSSKRSSSSRSSSSSKSSGSSKSSGSSKSSGSSKSSDSDSSKSSQSYSSSTKKRKHKKKLMKKKKKKGKEETKMNIKDKSDNANEEIKKKKEFDEHIYDSKEMIRLTINILQNYNFLNNLKILYKKLDNKKKISLENIKDLKLKKKLRHLLRSWKLEKKDEYYKKPINFRENIYDIFNNLLYYFLSKIDINKLRENISKRRELLSNKENNKSNNSSTQRKLSNISDYYLENINEYVYDDENLLNDLRQNNSSNLLENSNHIPIKSLRELHEEGFFKNSKENYKEFVEKHKEVDLWGKNEQEQKYLLSSKNKPNERKRFDRETDLCINKFVNKQDYKKLIKNTKDHVDDKFHKTGNMI; translated from the coding sequence atgagTAGTAAATCAGACAGAGAAGAagagaaatataaaagcaaaaataaagaaaaatattataaatatggaAAAGATGACAAGAAAAGagatattataaataaagaaaaatataaataccAGTATGAAGAACATAGATCAAAAAAggattatataaaaaagaaagagAAACATCATACAAAAGATtttgaaaaagaaaatataaaaaaaaaaaaaatgttaaaGGATAGTAGTAAAGAAGAAATAGACACGCAAGAAAGTGATATATCTAACAACTcaaagaaaaataataaggaTGAATTGGTTGATATTAAACAAACGAAGGAGAATGcaatgaataaaaatatcgtaatgaaaaaaagaaaaaggaaATCATCATCAATTAGTAAAGATaatcattataaaaatgaagaaggGGTAAGCAAAAAATGGAAGGTTAAAAGAAGTTGTGACGttaaaaagaagaaaaaagatAATTCGTCCAATAGTAATCAGAGTTCAAGTGAGGATATGTCAGACGTTATGAAGAACAAACGATATAGTAATAAATCTAGTGGTTCAAAATGTAGTGGTAGTTCAAAACGTAGTAGTAGTTCAAGATCTAGTAGTAGTTCCAAATCTAGTGGTAGTTCTAAATCTAGTGGTAGTTCTAAATCTAGTGGTAGTTCTAAATCTAGTGATAGTGATAGTAGTAAATCTAGTCAAAGCTATTCGTCAtctacaaaaaaaagaaaacacaaaaaaaaattaatgaagaagaaaaagaagaaagGAAAAGAGGAAacaaaaatgaatataaaagataaaagTGATAATGCAAAtgaagaaattaaaaaaaaaaaagagtttgatgaacatatatatgatagTAAAGAAATGATAAGATtaacaataaatatattacaaaattataattttttgaataatttaaaaatactatataaaaagttagataataaaaaaaaaatatctttagaaaatataaaagatttaaaattaaaaaaaaaattaagacATTTATTACGTTCTTGgaaattagaaaaaaaagatgaatattataaaaaacCAATAAATTTTAgagaaaatatatatgatatatttaataatttattatattattttttatctaaaatagatataaataaattgagagaaaatatttcaaaGAGAAGagaattattatcaaataaagaaaataataaatctaATAATTCTTCAACACAACGTAAATTATCTAATATATCAGATTATtatttagaaaatataaatgagTATGTttatgatgatgaaaatttattaaatgatttAAGACAAAATAATTCTTCCAATTTATTAGAAAATTCAAATCATATACCCATAAAAAGTTTAAGAGAATTACATGAAGAAggattttttaaaaacagtaaagaaaattataaagaatTTGTAGAAAAACATAAAGAAGTTGATTTATGGggaaaaaatgaacaagaacaaaaatatttattaagttcaaaaaataaaccaaatgaaagaaaaagatTTGACAGAGAAACGGATTTgtgtataaataaatttgtaAATAAGCAAGACTATAAAAagttaataaaaaatacgAAGGACCATGTTGATGATAAATTTCATAAAACAGgaaatatgatataa
- a CDS encoding hypothetical protein (conserved Plasmodium protein, unknown function), protein MNSQHTENNEKDNFIIYLEEHNVINTISNILLKLYDQKERPPNAIQFIRDNMCSEDDLPMKELKEENEFLRNENMRLTNSLNELNDTLKKLIEEEKMIASTNAESTQI, encoded by the exons ATGAACTCGCAACATACAGAgaataatgaaaaagacaattttatcatatatcTGGAAGAACATAATGTCATAAATACAATAAGcaatattcttttaaaattatatgacCAAAAGGAAAGGCCTCCCAATGCCATACAGTTCATTCGTGATAATATGTGTAGCGAAGATG ATTTACCCATGaaagaattaaaagaagaaaatgaatttTTGAGGAATGAAAATATGAGGCTAACGAATTCTCTTAATGAATTAAATGATAccttaaaaaaattaattgaagaagaaaaaatgataGCATCTACAAATGCTGAGAGTacacaaatataa
- a CDS encoding putative calmodulin, producing the protein MEYEGEEFQLTEYQIKKTVKAFKYLDKKKKGLLKFDLLGSLLRCSGYNLSLKEVQKIKEKIIENKTVYRKKDEQDEKDQQDQNPKRQDNENVNREQEENSSLNNIDNNEKEKYQIKEQNNNNNNEDDNNNISKLLSNLKNYDNFMEIEKQKEQLRKQEEENKNIFTIKEYFRIIQIPDIIKETKPVNVLNAFEIFDEKGNGTISIKRLRFILQYLGEPLTNAEFDEFFEWIKTLDKVYKTDYIIYEDLINELINKDSNI; encoded by the exons ATGGAATATGAAGGTGAAGAATTTCAATTAACAGAATATCAAATAAAGAAAACTGTAAAGgcttttaaatatttagataaaaaaaaaaaaggattATTAAAATTTGA TTTATTAGGGTCTTTATTACGATGTAGTGGTTATAACTTATCCTTAAAAGAAgttcaaaaaataaaagaaaagataatagaaaataaaacagtatatagaaaaaaagatgaaCAAGATGAAAAAGATCAACAGGATCAAAATCCAAAAAGACAagataatgaaaatgtaAATCGTGAGCAGGAAGAAAATTCTTCTCTcaataatatagataataatgaaaaagaaaaatatcagataaaagaacaaaataataataataataatgaggatgataataataatatatcaaaattattgagtaatttaaagaattatgataattttatggaaatagaaaaacaaaaagaaCAATTAAGAAAAcaagaagaagaaaataaaaatatatttactaTTAAGGAATATTTTCGAATCATACAAATACCAGATATTATTAAGGAAACAAAACCTGTTAATGTATTGAATGCTTTTGAAATATTTGACGAAAAAGGAAATGGAACTATATCCATAAAAAGATTAAGATTTATTTTGCAGTATTTAGGTGAGCCTTTAACAAATGCAGAATTTGATGAATTCTTCGAGTGGATTAAAACG cTTGATAAAGTTTATAAGACagattatataatttatgaAGACTTAATAAATGAGTTAATAAACAAAGAttctaatatataa
- a CDS encoding 4-nitrophenylphosphatase codes for MALIYSSDKKDDDIINIEKEYENFLKEWNLKKMINSKDLCLEFDVFFFDCDGVLWHGNELIKGSIEVINYLLNEGKKVYFITNNSTKSRASFLEKFHKLGFTNVKREHIICTAYAVTKYLYDKEEYRLRKKKIYVIGEKGICDELDASNLDWLGGSNDNDKKIILKDDLEIIVDKNIGAVVVGIDFNINYYKIQYAQLCINELNAEFIATNKDATGNFTSKQKWAGTGAVVSSIEAVSLKKPLIVGKPNVYMIENVLKDLNIHHSKVVMVGDRLETDIHFAKNCNIKSILVSTGVTNANIYLNHNSLNIHPDYFMKSISELL; via the coding sequence ATGGCTTTAATTTATTCCAGTGATAAAAAAGatgatgatattattaacattGAAAAGGAATATGAGAATTTTTTGAAAGAATGGAACTTAAAGAAGATGATAAATAGTAAAGACTTGTGTTTAGAATTTgatgtttttttttttgattgTGATGGAGTTTTATGGCATGGaaatgaattaataaaagGTTCTATTGAAgtaataaattatttattgaatgaaggaaaaaaagtatattttattactaATAATTCTACAAAATCACGAGCTAGCTTTTTAGAAAAATTTCACAAGTTAGGTTTTACAAATGTAAAAAGAGaacatattatatgtacaGCATATGCTgttacaaaatatttatacgataaagaagaatatagattaagaaaaaaaaaaatttatgtTATTGGAGAAAAAGGAATATGTGATGAATTAGATGCATCTAATCTTGATTGGTTAGGAGGTTctaatgataatgataaaaaaattattttaaaagatgaTTTAGAAATTATTgtagataaaaatataggAGCAGTAGTTGTAGGTATTgattttaatattaattattataaaattcaATATGCTCAATTATGTATTAACGAATTAAATGCTGAATTTATAGCTACGAATAAAGATGCTACAGGTAATTTTACATCTAAACAAAAATGGGCAGGTACCGGTGCAGTTGTATCAAGTATTGAAGCCGTGTCTTTAAAAAAACCTTTAATTGTAGGTAAACCTAACGTATATATGATAgaaaatgttttaaaagATTTGAATATTCATCATTCTAAAGTTGTTATGGTTGGAGATAGATTAGAAACAGATATACATTTTGCAAAGAATTGTAATATTAAATCAATACTTGTTTCGACAGGTGTAACCAATgcaaatatttatttaaacCATAATAGTCTTAACATTCACCCTgattattttatgaaatCCATATCggaattattataa
- a CDS encoding putative transcription elongation factor s-II: MSESENKNVEKIQKIQELLKDKEILLSSIIEEEKKIDEDIINEVVENLNLLKDVEINKDILKITKIGITVNKLTKINNEHVQNISKDLVEKWKNIAKMEKMSSLKNCEMMKKRKSEKIETANDKINNNNNNNNDNNNNNNDDNNNNNNNNDDNNNCHSNNNLCEGEAEFKKARLNENDLHKVNSTESNNVPDYNIKDNFNKIKKNDIKIINEWNYDGKFHNDMHRDKAKQFLFKAFIVGSSDNLLYFIEKKKLNDIIYNIEYELYKAYIEKKNSQKEYNMQLKSIKFNLSDKKNPNFNEKVYSEFISCKALATMNSQDMASDEKKNERKKCLQESLLACQSDWDVKNILLKKSRKGEFQCFKCKGYDTIYHQLQTRSSDEPMTTFVTCLKCNNRWKF; encoded by the coding sequence atgaGTGAAAGcgaaaataaaaatgtgGAAAAAATTCAAAAGATTCAAGAGTTATTAAAGgataaagaaatattattatcaagTATTATAGAGGAGGAAAAGAAGATAGATgaagatattataaatgaGGTGGtagaaaatttaaatttattaaaagatgttgaaataaataaagatattttaaaaataacaaaaatagGTATAACAGTTAATAAGCTTAccaaaataaataatgaacatgtgcaaaatatatcaaaagATCTTGTTGAGAAGTGGAAGAATATTGCTAAGATGGAAAAAATGTCTTCTCTAAAAAATTGTgaaatgatgaaaaaaaggAAATCAGAAAAAATAGAAACAGCAAATGATAagataaataataataacaataataataatgacaataataacaataataatgatgacaacaataataataacaataacaatgatgacaataataattgtcatagtaataataatttgtGTGAAGGAGAAGCAGAGTTTAAAAAAGCTAgattaaatgaaaatgattTACATAAAGTTAACTCAACAGAAAGTAATAATGTACCtgattataatataaaagataattttaataaaataaaaaaaaatgatataaaaataatcaatGAATGGAATTATGACGGAAAATTTCATAACGATATGCATAGAGATAAAGCTAAACAATTTTTATTCAAAGCTTTTATTGTTGGTTCTTCtgataatttattatattttattgaaaaaaaaaaattgaatgatataatttataatatcgAATATGAACTATATAAAGCgtatatagaaaaaaaaaactcacaaaaagaatataatatgcAATTAAAAtctataaaatttaatttaagtgataaaaaaaatccAAATTTTAATGAAAAAGTTTATTCAGAATTTATTTCGTGTAAAGCTTTAGCTACTATGAATTCTCAAGATATGGCTAgtgatgaaaaaaaaaacgaGAGAAAAAAATGCTTACAAGAAAGTTTATTAGCTTGTCAATCCGATTGGgatgtaaaaaatatactcTTGAAAAAATCCAGAAAAGGAGAATTCCAATGTTTTAAATGTAAGGGTTATGATACTATCTATCATCAACTACAAACAAGAAGTAGTGACGAACCTATGACAACCTTTGTTACATGTTTGAAGTGTAATAATAGATGGAAATTTTAA